The following are from one region of the Amylibacter sp. IMCC11727 genome:
- the nthA gene encoding nitrile hydratase subunit alpha: protein MPHDHHDHGHDHLSPSGHPYQPDQDHPLTKWQAMEIAMRELLVEKGILTREEITKTVEAMDRRSPADGAKVVARAWTDPDYKARLLTDGSAAINEMGFHADAMKLVVLENTPTEHNVVVCTLCSCYPRNLLGLPPDWYKQRAYRSRVVKTPRKVLSEFGLDLPDDVQVRVHDSTADMRYLILPTRPEGTEDMDEDALAALVNRDSMIGVALASAPE from the coding sequence ATGCCACATGACCATCACGACCACGGGCATGATCATCTGTCCCCTTCTGGACACCCGTATCAGCCCGATCAGGACCATCCACTGACCAAATGGCAAGCCATGGAAATCGCCATGCGCGAATTGTTGGTGGAAAAAGGCATCCTCACCCGCGAAGAAATCACCAAAACGGTCGAAGCTATGGACCGCCGCTCCCCTGCCGACGGCGCCAAAGTGGTTGCCCGCGCTTGGACAGATCCCGACTACAAAGCCCGCCTTTTGACCGATGGCTCTGCGGCGATCAACGAAATGGGCTTTCATGCGGATGCCATGAAACTCGTGGTTTTGGAAAACACACCGACAGAGCACAACGTCGTCGTTTGTACATTGTGTTCCTGTTACCCGCGCAATCTGCTCGGCTTGCCACCCGATTGGTACAAACAACGGGCATACCGTTCCCGCGTGGTGAAAACCCCGCGCAAAGTTCTGTCCGAATTCGGTCTCGATCTGCCTGATGATGTGCAAGTCCGCGTTCACGACAGCACCGCCGACATGCGCTATTTGATCCTGCCAACGCGGCCCGAAGGGACCGAGGACATGGATGAAGACGCGCTCGCAGCACTGGTAAACCGCGATTCTATGATCGGCGTGGCATTGGCGTCCGCCCCAGAATGA
- a CDS encoding SH3-like domain-containing protein has product MSTQTVRVKSWFPPGHVRTPFFLRGKTGVIERELGAFENPEQRAYRQKADMRKLVRVRFTMAEVWGDDAETPTDTIDAEIYEHWLEPVNAT; this is encoded by the coding sequence ATGAGCACGCAAACCGTTCGCGTCAAAAGCTGGTTTCCCCCTGGCCACGTTCGCACACCATTTTTCCTACGTGGCAAAACGGGCGTGATCGAACGGGAACTGGGTGCCTTTGAAAATCCCGAACAACGGGCCTACCGCCAAAAAGCCGACATGCGCAAACTTGTGCGCGTCCGCTTCACAATGGCCGAAGTCTGGGGCGATGATGCCGAGACCCCAACGGACACAATTGACGCAGAAATCTATGAACACTGGTTGGAGCCTGTAAATGCCACATGA
- a CDS encoding SH3-like domain-containing protein, giving the protein MGGQPAGEIDFDQHNFALWEKRVDALLVLTSGKGYFTVDGLRRVLEDMGEDAFETMSYYERWVQSVNQNMLEAGAYTLEELSTKMAEVTARGETYGECAGGGE; this is encoded by the coding sequence ATGGGTGGCCAGCCTGCTGGCGAGATCGACTTCGATCAACATAACTTTGCGCTTTGGGAAAAGAGGGTAGATGCTCTGCTGGTTTTGACCTCGGGCAAAGGGTATTTCACCGTGGATGGCCTGCGCCGCGTTCTCGAAGACATGGGCGAAGACGCCTTTGAAACGATGTCTTATTACGAACGCTGGGTTCAATCCGTGAACCAAAACATGCTCGAAGCAGGCGCTTATACATTAGAAGAACTCTCTACAAAAATGGCCGAAGTGACCGCACGCGGCGAAACCTACGGCGAATGCGCAGGGGGCGGAGAATGA
- a CDS encoding glycine/sarcosine/betaine reductase selenoprotein B family protein: MSTSELEYIPRIRAYYQALGYGKPYEWAQVSDVPFAPLGKPLSQARIGIVTTAAPYKMGAGDQGPGAPHNGLAKFFEVYAGGIDPEPDVRISHIAYDRVHTTARDRRTYFPLRALMAMAKQGVIGELSPRFYGLPTNRSQRVTREVDGPALVSLCKEDNVDAVVLVPNCPVCHQSVALAAHALETAGIATVIMGCAKDIVEHVGVPRFLFNNFPLGNGAGLPHDRESQETSMRMALDLLETADQPRTTVHSGLEWSGAADWQKDYSNPALLSRKEIARRRAAFDDVKAEAKVVKAG, encoded by the coding sequence ATGAGCACCTCTGAGTTGGAATATATTCCGCGTATTCGCGCCTATTATCAGGCACTTGGCTACGGTAAACCCTACGAGTGGGCGCAAGTGTCTGATGTGCCGTTTGCACCGTTGGGCAAGCCACTGAGCCAAGCACGGATTGGAATTGTTACAACGGCAGCCCCTTACAAGATGGGAGCTGGTGATCAGGGGCCAGGTGCGCCACATAACGGGCTGGCCAAGTTTTTTGAGGTTTACGCGGGTGGGATCGACCCAGAACCAGACGTGCGTATTTCCCATATTGCGTATGATCGGGTGCATACCACGGCGCGTGACAGACGCACGTATTTCCCACTGCGCGCGCTGATGGCTATGGCGAAACAAGGTGTCATTGGCGAGCTTAGTCCGCGGTTTTATGGACTGCCGACCAATCGATCACAACGGGTGACACGCGAAGTGGATGGGCCTGCATTGGTATCACTGTGTAAAGAAGATAATGTCGATGCGGTGGTATTGGTCCCCAATTGCCCCGTGTGTCATCAGTCTGTGGCCCTTGCGGCCCATGCGTTAGAAACGGCAGGCATTGCCACCGTCATCATGGGGTGTGCCAAAGATATTGTCGAACATGTGGGCGTACCCCGTTTCCTGTTCAACAATTTCCCGCTTGGGAACGGTGCTGGGTTGCCTCATGATCGAGAGAGCCAAGAAACATCCATGCGAATGGCCCTTGATCTGCTGGAAACGGCAGATCAGCCGCGCACCACTGTGCATTCGGGATTAGAATGGTCCGGAGCGGCGGATTGGCAGAAGGATTATTCAAATCCTGCTTTGTTGAGCCGCAAAGAAATTGCTCGCCGCCGCGCCGCGTTTGATGACGTTAAAGCAGAAGCCAAAGTGGTGAAAGCGGGGTAA
- the infC gene encoding translation initiation factor IF-3 gives MARRPHHAPPQRDTGPRVNERITSNEIRLIGAEGENVGVVSPARGMELAVQAGLDLVEISPNANPPVVKIMDFGKFKYEQQKRESEARKKQKIIEVKEVKFRPNTDTHDFDVKMRNVYKFLDNGDKVKITLRFRGREMAHQRLGAELLNRVAEAVTEKEVGKVENMPKMEGRQMIMMIGPVAKS, from the coding sequence ATAGCTCGTAGACCACATCACGCGCCACCACAGCGCGACACTGGACCCCGCGTTAACGAACGCATCACGTCCAACGAAATTCGCTTGATTGGCGCCGAAGGCGAAAATGTCGGCGTTGTTTCCCCCGCACGCGGAATGGAACTTGCCGTTCAAGCAGGCCTCGACCTCGTCGAAATCTCGCCCAATGCCAATCCACCCGTCGTTAAGATCATGGATTTCGGCAAGTTCAAATATGAACAGCAAAAGCGCGAATCCGAGGCACGCAAAAAGCAAAAAATCATCGAAGTGAAAGAAGTGAAATTCCGTCCAAACACGGACACGCACGATTTCGATGTGAAAATGCGTAACGTTTACAAATTCTTAGACAACGGCGACAAAGTTAAAATTACTTTGCGGTTCCGTGGTCGGGAAATGGCGCACCAGCGTTTGGGCGCGGAATTACTGAACCGCGTGGCCGAAGCTGTGACAGAAAAAGAAGTGGGCAAAGTTGAAAACATGCCCAAGATGGAAGGCCGTCAGATGATCATGATGATCGGCCCTGTTGCAAAAAGCTAA
- a CDS encoding phosphoribosyl-ATP diphosphatase: MPNVLTRLARTIESRQGADDKKSYAAKLFSRGPEKCAEKFGEEAVEAIIAAVKGDKKNLTEEAADVIFHMFVMLSSQGVKFEDVLAELERREGTSGIVEKESRKK; this comes from the coding sequence ATGCCAAACGTTCTCACCCGCCTTGCCCGCACCATCGAATCCCGCCAAGGGGCCGATGACAAGAAATCCTACGCCGCCAAACTGTTTTCACGCGGGCCAGAAAAATGCGCCGAAAAATTTGGCGAAGAAGCGGTGGAAGCCATCATCGCAGCTGTCAAAGGCGACAAAAAGAACCTCACCGAAGAAGCCGCCGACGTGATTTTCCACATGTTTGTGATGCTATCGTCCCAAGGGGTTAAATTCGAAGACGTCTTGGCCGAACTTGAACGCCGCGAAGGCACATCAGGTATCGTCGAAAAGGAAAGCCGCAAGAAATAA
- the hisF gene encoding imidazole glycerol phosphate synthase subunit HisF, giving the protein MLKTRIIPCLDVKDGRVVKGVNFVDLIDAGDPVESAKAYDAAGADELCFLDIAATVENRGTMFDVARRTAEQCFMPLTIGGGVRMPDDVRNLLLAGADKVSFNSAAVANPDVVADSANRFGSQCIVVAIDAKTVSPGKWEIFTHGGRKGTGIDAVEFAKHMAAKGAGEILLTSMDRDGTRAGFNLPLTRAISDAVNIPVIASGGVGNLDHLVEGVTKGGASAVLAASIFHFGDYTIKQAKDHMNAAGIPVRL; this is encoded by the coding sequence ATGCTTAAAACCCGCATCATCCCCTGCCTCGATGTCAAAGACGGCCGTGTCGTCAAAGGCGTGAACTTCGTTGATCTGATCGACGCAGGCGACCCAGTGGAATCTGCCAAAGCCTATGACGCGGCGGGGGCGGATGAACTGTGTTTTCTCGACATTGCCGCCACTGTTGAAAACCGTGGCACCATGTTTGATGTGGCGCGGCGCACCGCAGAACAGTGTTTTATGCCGCTGACCATTGGGGGTGGCGTGCGCATGCCAGATGACGTGCGCAACCTTCTGTTGGCGGGCGCAGATAAAGTTTCCTTCAACTCCGCCGCTGTGGCCAATCCCGATGTCGTGGCCGACAGCGCCAATCGTTTCGGTTCTCAGTGCATTGTCGTGGCCATCGACGCAAAAACCGTCAGTCCCGGAAAGTGGGAGATTTTCACCCACGGCGGGCGCAAAGGGACAGGCATCGACGCAGTTGAATTTGCCAAACACATGGCAGCCAAGGGTGCTGGTGAAATCCTCCTCACCTCGATGGATCGCGACGGAACCCGCGCAGGCTTTAACCTGCCCCTCACCCGCGCCATTTCAGATGCTGTCAACATTCCCGTCATCGCATCAGGGGGCGTTGGCAACCTCGATCATTTGGTCGAAGGCGTCACCAAAGGCGGCGCATCCGCTGTGCTTGCCGCATCCATCTTTCATTTTGGCGATTACACGATCAAACAAGCCAAAGACCACATGAATGCCGCAGGCATCCCAGTCAGGTTGTAA
- a CDS encoding metallophosphoesterase, with the protein MTQTYSQSQEDHIRKQLNALRDELTTKTEGLLLSTYYDDLVAADAALKQTIPYFAPPHDRPVVTSDGDVEFGAIPYWAKNPSQIPYADKIPSILLEGLKLLDDAGVFPPPTITQSEYNTLLNAVQGGYAVGSDGTLWSTEPYGQLNFRWIEAVINVFFVNHIYKKSPFITTPSTASLTGANTDAIKIALIGDWGTGASDAQNVRDAAMALNPDYLIHLGDVYYTGTPQWSDLRPFVGMDDEVNHLVNQWPANMANGQSYTMNSNHEMYCGAYGLYEDALTAAPFKHQQGCTYFLLENDNYQIFGLDSAYDSPDWLFMDGALNQSQINFVQSKIDSSKTTVILTHHTPFNLTGTEKISKQKGGTTVSLWNQMIEATNKKVPDYWYFGHIHDGIAYVEPKGGNYFDGCKARCTGHASMPYGAPWGLAKPNAVAPFKAGDWIDTVEFAAGTPKDASKPNGQVKNGFMLITLSPNGIKESFYDEDGTETWSSS; encoded by the coding sequence ATGACACAAACATATTCCCAATCCCAAGAAGATCACATTCGCAAACAATTGAACGCGCTGCGTGATGAACTCACGACCAAAACCGAAGGCCTGCTTCTCTCCACCTATTATGACGATCTGGTCGCGGCAGATGCGGCGCTGAAACAAACCATTCCCTATTTCGCCCCGCCCCATGATCGACCTGTGGTCACATCGGATGGAGATGTGGAATTTGGCGCGATACCCTATTGGGCAAAGAATCCGTCTCAAATCCCCTATGCGGATAAAATCCCGTCTATCCTACTCGAAGGATTAAAACTGCTGGACGATGCGGGTGTTTTCCCACCGCCAACCATTACGCAATCAGAATATAACACTTTGCTCAACGCAGTTCAGGGGGGCTATGCCGTCGGATCAGATGGCACATTATGGAGCACAGAACCCTATGGCCAGCTAAATTTCCGTTGGATCGAAGCCGTGATCAACGTGTTCTTTGTTAATCACATCTACAAAAAATCCCCCTTCATCACGACCCCATCCACGGCTTCGCTTACGGGGGCGAATACCGATGCGATCAAGATTGCGCTGATCGGTGATTGGGGCACTGGCGCCTCAGACGCACAGAACGTCCGCGATGCGGCAATGGCGCTGAACCCAGATTATCTCATCCATCTTGGCGATGTGTATTACACAGGAACACCGCAATGGTCTGATCTGCGACCTTTCGTTGGCATGGATGATGAGGTGAACCACCTCGTGAACCAATGGCCTGCGAATATGGCAAACGGTCAATCCTATACGATGAACTCCAATCACGAAATGTACTGTGGGGCCTATGGACTCTACGAAGATGCGCTCACCGCTGCCCCGTTCAAACACCAACAAGGCTGCACCTATTTCCTTTTGGAAAACGACAACTATCAGATTTTCGGCCTCGACAGCGCCTATGACAGCCCAGATTGGCTGTTTATGGATGGGGCCCTGAACCAAAGCCAGATCAATTTTGTTCAAAGCAAAATTGATTCATCCAAAACCACCGTCATTCTCACGCATCACACGCCCTTTAACCTGACGGGCACGGAAAAGATCAGCAAACAAAAAGGCGGTACAACCGTGTCCCTTTGGAACCAAATGATCGAAGCAACCAACAAAAAGGTTCCAGATTACTGGTACTTTGGACATATTCACGATGGTATCGCCTATGTTGAACCCAAAGGCGGCAATTATTTTGACGGCTGCAAAGCACGCTGCACGGGCCACGCTTCTATGCCCTACGGCGCCCCGTGGGGACTGGCCAAACCAAATGCCGTGGCCCCGTTTAAAGCTGGCGATTGGATCGACACCGTGGAATTTGCGGCAGGCACACCAAAAGACGCAAGCAAGCCAAACGGTCAGGTGAAAAACGGCTTCATGCTCATCACCCTCAGCCCAAATGGCATCAAAGAATCCTTTTATGACGAAGACGGCACAGAAACCTGGTCGTCTTCGTAA
- the hisA gene encoding 1-(5-phosphoribosyl)-5-[(5-phosphoribosylamino)methylideneamino]imidazole-4-carboxamide isomerase yields MILYPAIDLKDGACVRLYKGEMDQATVFNDDPAAQAQAFVDQGCDWLHLVDLNGAFAGEPVNAKPVEDILKTCKVPAQLGGGIRDMATIERWLDRGLQRVILGTVAVEDPALVREAAKTFAGHVAVGIDARGGKVATRGWAEETDVDATDLAKQFEDAGVAAIIYTDINRDGAMQGPNVEATAALAHAVSIPVIASGGVSSMADLQALKDCGAPLDGAISGRALYDGEINVADATALLKS; encoded by the coding sequence ATGATTCTATACCCCGCAATTGATCTCAAAGATGGCGCTTGCGTGCGCCTCTACAAGGGTGAAATGGATCAGGCCACTGTGTTCAACGACGATCCTGCCGCACAGGCGCAGGCCTTCGTGGATCAAGGCTGCGATTGGCTCCATTTGGTGGATTTGAACGGCGCATTCGCGGGCGAACCCGTGAACGCCAAGCCTGTCGAAGATATCCTCAAAACCTGCAAGGTTCCTGCCCAACTCGGCGGGGGTATCCGCGATATGGCGACCATCGAACGCTGGCTCGATCGCGGCCTCCAGCGCGTTATTCTTGGCACTGTCGCGGTCGAGGACCCAGCCCTCGTGCGCGAAGCCGCAAAAACCTTTGCGGGCCATGTCGCCGTTGGCATTGATGCCCGCGGCGGCAAAGTCGCCACACGCGGCTGGGCCGAAGAAACAGATGTGGACGCAACCGATCTTGCCAAACAGTTCGAAGATGCAGGTGTTGCCGCCATTATTTATACCGACATCAACCGCGACGGCGCGATGCAAGGCCCAAATGTAGAAGCCACAGCCGCCCTCGCCCATGCCGTGTCCATTCCCGTCATCGCATCGGGTGGCGTGTCCTCTATGGCGGATTTACAAGCGCTCAAAGACTGCGGCGCACCGCTCGATGGGGCTATTTCGGGTCGCGCGCTTTATGACGGCGAAATCAACGTGGCAGATGCAACGGCTCTCCTGAAATCGTGA
- a CDS encoding DUF2147 domain-containing protein, which produces MKKLALIAVMAAFATPTFADDIFGTWKTIADDNGNSGHIKIASCGSKICGTLIQSFDKNGKAFKSENQGKKLMWDMVNKGGGNYGDGKVWSPDRDKTYSGKLVLSGNSLNVKGCVFGVCRSGGKWKRVK; this is translated from the coding sequence ATGAAGAAATTAGCATTGATCGCGGTGATGGCAGCCTTTGCAACGCCGACATTTGCGGATGATATCTTTGGCACGTGGAAGACCATTGCTGATGACAATGGCAATTCTGGTCACATTAAAATTGCGTCTTGCGGGTCCAAGATTTGCGGAACACTGATCCAGTCTTTCGATAAAAACGGCAAAGCATTCAAATCCGAAAATCAGGGTAAAAAGCTGATGTGGGATATGGTGAACAAGGGCGGCGGCAATTACGGTGATGGTAAAGTTTGGTCCCCTGATCGGGATAAGACTTATTCAGGCAAACTGGTTTTGTCTGGGAACAGCCTGAACGTGAAAGGCTGCGTTTTCGGTGTATGCCGCAGTGGTGGTAAGTGGAAACGCGTAAAATAA
- the hisH gene encoding imidazole glycerol phosphate synthase subunit HisH translates to MITAIVDYNSGNLRSAEKSFQRMAAEVNGGDIIVTADPDKVRAADRVVLPGVGAFADCRRELGAIDGLFGAIEEKVKAGNPFMGICVGMQMMATWGREHGNHKGFDWIKGEVTALTPSDPALKIPHMGWNELTQTPEHPVFEGIAKGDHIYFVHSYHLVPENRSDVVATCDYGGDIIAAVGRDNIIGTQFHPEKSQSTGLRLIGNFLQWAP, encoded by the coding sequence ATGATCACCGCAATCGTTGATTACAACTCTGGCAATTTACGCTCTGCCGAGAAATCATTTCAGCGCATGGCGGCTGAGGTAAACGGCGGCGATATCATCGTCACGGCTGATCCCGATAAGGTGCGTGCGGCTGACCGCGTTGTCCTTCCGGGTGTAGGCGCATTTGCCGATTGCCGCCGCGAACTGGGGGCCATCGACGGCCTGTTCGGCGCAATCGAAGAAAAGGTCAAAGCAGGCAATCCTTTCATGGGCATCTGCGTTGGCATGCAAATGATGGCCACCTGGGGCCGTGAACACGGTAATCACAAAGGCTTTGACTGGATCAAAGGCGAAGTCACCGCCCTCACCCCATCAGACCCCGCACTCAAAATTCCGCACATGGGTTGGAATGAGTTGACGCAAACACCCGAACACCCTGTGTTCGAGGGTATTGCCAAGGGCGACCACATCTATTTCGTACACTCCTACCACCTCGTCCCTGAAAACCGCAGCGATGTGGTGGCGACCTGCGATTACGGCGGCGACATTATCGCAGCCGTGGGGCGCGACAACATCATCGGCACACAGTTCCACCCAGAAAAAAGCCAATCAACCGGCCTGCGATTGATTGGCAATTTCTTACAGTGGGCTCCGTAA
- the hisB gene encoding imidazoleglycerol-phosphate dehydratase HisB translates to MRTATITRDTAETAITVEINLDGTGVYDNETGVGFFDHMLDQLSRHALIDMKIRAKGDLHIDDHHTVEDVGLALGKALTEAVGDKRGIRRYGSCLLPMDDALVRAALDLSGRPYLVWKVDMPTAKIGNFDTELVREFFTAFAMQGGITLHVEALDGFNSHHIAEAAFKSVAQALRAALETDPRKADAIPSTKGTLSE, encoded by the coding sequence ATGCGCACGGCTACGATCACTCGCGACACCGCAGAAACCGCCATCACCGTTGAAATAAACCTCGACGGAACAGGTGTTTACGACAATGAAACAGGCGTTGGTTTTTTTGATCACATGCTCGATCAACTGTCCCGCCATGCGCTGATTGATATGAAAATCCGCGCCAAAGGTGACTTGCACATTGATGATCACCACACCGTCGAAGATGTGGGCCTTGCCCTTGGCAAAGCGCTGACAGAAGCCGTTGGCGACAAACGCGGCATCCGCCGCTATGGCTCTTGCCTATTGCCCATGGACGACGCGCTGGTACGTGCGGCGCTTGATCTATCTGGCCGCCCCTATCTGGTGTGGAAAGTGGACATGCCCACCGCCAAAATCGGCAACTTTGACACAGAATTGGTGCGCGAATTCTTCACCGCTTTCGCCATGCAGGGCGGCATTACGCTCCACGTCGAAGCACTGGATGGGTTCAACAGCCACCACATTGCTGAAGCCGCCTTCAAATCCGTGGCCCAAGCCTTGCGCGCTGCGCTTGAAACGGATCCGCGCAAAGCAGATGCCATTCCATCCACCAAAGGCACGTTGTCGGAATGA
- a CDS encoding sel1 repeat family protein, whose protein sequence is MRTLLFLLCFALPAQADIQIARDAFINGQFEKAVENLVPAANAGNAEAEFLLGNIHALGLGVEQNFARGFDFYLRAATKGHPAAQLRLSHAYKKGRGTAIDPIRAFLWAELAAIGRADGAKNQSSFLREKLSSEDAKIANELLQDYRTYLFPLD, encoded by the coding sequence ATGCGCACTCTTCTTTTTCTGCTTTGCTTTGCCCTTCCCGCGCAGGCCGATATACAAATCGCGCGGGACGCGTTTATCAATGGACAGTTTGAAAAGGCCGTTGAAAACTTGGTTCCAGCCGCCAACGCGGGCAATGCAGAGGCCGAGTTTCTGCTTGGAAACATCCACGCGCTTGGCCTTGGCGTTGAACAAAACTTTGCCCGTGGGTTTGATTTTTACCTTCGCGCCGCCACCAAAGGGCATCCAGCCGCGCAACTGCGCCTGTCCCACGCGTACAAAAAAGGCAGAGGCACGGCCATTGATCCAATTCGTGCCTTCCTTTGGGCCGAACTTGCCGCGATTGGGCGTGCGGATGGGGCAAAAAACCAAAGCAGTTTTCTTCGCGAAAAACTCTCTTCTGAGGACGCCAAAATTGCCAATGAATTGCTGCAAGACTATCGCACCTACCTGTTTCCGCTCGACTGA
- a CDS encoding cytochrome c peroxidase — translation MCFAGFAGAQELPKPLSDDAFLQFDPAQARLGQMLFYDPILSGNRNISCSTCHSGAFGSGDGVALSFGEGGIGLGPARIQGTAKVRQSRNAPPLWNLSAIEVRALFHDGRVEVVNGTYQTPAGGRLPDGLTSLLAVQALFPLIARTEMAGDPEENDIALAAFDNAPKAWRLIAARVAEIEGYQSMFDAAYGTDDVDIARIANALAAYIDADFRAQNTPFDRFLSGDEAALSEQQKRGVALFYGDAGCSGCHSGPLFSDQQYYNIGLPTFGPGMTRRFDPVARDVGRMAVSGDRADAYKFRTPFLRNVANTAPYGHNGAYKTLEGIIRHHGDPERGLRSYTRQSVDLPEIDSAVDDFAFVSDPRIQSQIIDGLSIQPKLISSEDLKALVDFLKSLSPSQPKTPFGRPSSVPSGLNMD, via the coding sequence ATGTGTTTCGCAGGGTTTGCGGGGGCGCAAGAGTTGCCCAAGCCGCTGAGCGATGACGCATTCTTGCAGTTTGACCCAGCGCAGGCAAGGCTCGGCCAGATGTTGTTTTATGATCCCATCCTGTCGGGCAATCGCAACATTTCCTGTTCTACCTGTCACAGTGGTGCGTTTGGATCAGGGGACGGTGTTGCGCTGAGTTTTGGAGAAGGGGGCATTGGGCTGGGGCCTGCCCGCATACAAGGCACGGCCAAAGTGCGCCAATCGCGCAATGCGCCGCCTTTGTGGAACCTGAGCGCAATAGAGGTTCGAGCACTGTTTCATGATGGGCGCGTTGAGGTTGTGAATGGCACGTATCAAACGCCCGCAGGGGGGCGTTTGCCTGATGGGTTGACGTCATTATTGGCGGTTCAAGCCCTTTTCCCGCTGATCGCGCGAACAGAAATGGCCGGCGATCCAGAAGAAAACGACATTGCCTTGGCCGCGTTTGACAATGCCCCAAAGGCGTGGCGGCTGATTGCGGCGCGCGTGGCGGAAATTGAAGGCTACCAAAGTATGTTTGACGCTGCTTACGGCACTGATGATGTTGATATTGCACGTATTGCCAATGCTTTAGCAGCTTATATTGATGCCGACTTTCGTGCGCAAAATACGCCGTTTGATCGGTTCCTAAGCGGGGACGAAGCGGCATTGAGCGAACAGCAAAAACGCGGCGTTGCGTTGTTTTATGGCGATGCAGGGTGTTCTGGCTGTCACAGTGGGCCGCTGTTTTCCGACCAGCAGTATTACAACATTGGATTGCCAACGTTTGGGCCAGGTATGACGCGACGATTTGATCCTGTGGCGCGGGATGTGGGCCGAATGGCGGTGAGCGGTGATCGCGCTGATGCCTATAAGTTTCGCACGCCCTTTCTGCGTAATGTGGCAAACACTGCGCCCTATGGGCACAACGGTGCGTATAAAACTCTGGAAGGCATTATTCGCCACCACGGCGATCCTGAAAGGGGGTTGCGCAGCTACACACGCCAGAGCGTGGATTTGCCCGAAATAGACAGCGCAGTTGACGATTTTGCCTTCGTATCAGACCCGCGCATCCAATCGCAAATAATTGACGGACTGTCGATCCAGCCTAAGTTAATAAGCAGTGAAGACTTAAAAGCGTTGGTGGACTTTTTAAAATCTCTTTCACCTTCTCAACCAAAAACACCTTTCGGACGGCCCAGTTCCGTTCCCTCTGGATTAAACATGGATTGA
- a CDS encoding LysR family transcriptional regulator, which yields MIDNLRSLAMLITVLEEGSFQSAADRLNVSATVVSQNIKSLEVRLGHTLLDRSKRSIQPTAQGRKLIGPARAMLDAAEGGFQALKSDPTEVSGNLIVSVPSMLSGGPLVNIVEDFLLANPRIKMDLRFENVQRHPIHDDVDLTIGLYPLNHKNIQIRDLRGGGGGFFAAPDLAERIERIPAQSVLTTIPLLMCYGFGSDEWAQAFQKEDAELDLDIPFRMKCDDVSVIYRLCVSGAGLTVLPHSMVREDVKNGRLVQVLKHISLGHAHFFAMWNGRSAKSDIIERFLDHNEEVLARVRAQSAQAE from the coding sequence ATGATAGATAACCTGCGGTCCTTAGCGATGCTGATTACGGTTTTAGAAGAAGGTTCTTTCCAAAGCGCTGCGGATCGTTTGAATGTTTCGGCGACTGTTGTTTCCCAAAACATCAAATCGTTAGAGGTTCGCCTTGGACATACGCTGTTAGATAGATCAAAACGTTCCATCCAACCCACAGCGCAAGGGCGCAAGTTGATCGGGCCCGCCCGCGCCATGTTAGATGCGGCAGAAGGTGGGTTTCAGGCGCTTAAATCTGACCCGACCGAGGTGTCTGGCAATTTGATTGTATCGGTCCCTTCGATGTTGTCGGGTGGGCCGCTGGTGAACATTGTAGAAGATTTTCTGCTGGCCAATCCGCGCATTAAGATGGATTTACGGTTTGAAAACGTTCAGCGCCATCCGATCCATGATGATGTGGATTTGACCATTGGGCTTTATCCATTGAACCACAAAAACATCCAAATTCGCGACCTTAGGGGCGGGGGCGGTGGATTCTTTGCGGCACCTGACTTGGCTGAACGCATTGAACGGATACCCGCGCAAAGTGTTTTGACCACCATTCCGTTGTTGATGTGTTATGGATTTGGCAGTGATGAATGGGCGCAAGCGTTTCAGAAAGAAGACGCGGAATTGGATTTGGACATTCCATTTAGGATGAAATGTGATGATGTGTCTGTCATCTATCGACTGTGCGTTTCGGGTGCAGGGTTGACCGTTTTGCCCCATTCTATGGTGCGCGAAGATGTTAAGAACGGGCGCTTGGTGCAGGTGCTGAAGCATATATCGCTCGGGCACGCGCATTTTTTCGCAATGTGGAACGGGCGATCTGCAAAATCAGATATTATCGAACGGTTTTTAGACCACAACGAAGAGGTTTTGGCCCGAGTACGCGCGCAATCGGCCCAAGCGGAGTAA